In a genomic window of Polycladomyces abyssicola:
- a CDS encoding carbohydrate ABC transporter permease — MSMPTPTQPVPQSQVPPRPRTRLGLRRFPWVPYLFLLPGVAFFVIFDYIPAFNALYLSFTKYHVLSPPEWVGLENYHDMLNDPSFWKALKNSFAYMVIMVPMLVVIPLFLAILVNQKLKGIHLFRVAYYLPVVTSMVTVSITWNYLYHESGLLNYLLITLGILSKPISWLLDVNTAIFAVALVESWKSMGFYMIIYLAGLQSVPQDLIEAARVDGANRLRIIWHVIIPMLRPFVALCVVMAGMGSMQVFTSVFMLTQGGPLDSTTNLTYLIYDLAFQKLNMGYASAVGMVLWVILLVLSILNFRLSHGGERMQ, encoded by the coding sequence ATGTCGATGCCCACACCGACACAACCGGTCCCGCAGTCGCAAGTCCCCCCTCGACCCCGTACCCGCCTTGGCCTCCGCCGTTTTCCCTGGGTGCCGTATTTGTTTTTGCTACCGGGGGTGGCGTTTTTCGTTATATTTGACTACATCCCGGCATTCAACGCTTTGTATCTCTCGTTCACAAAATATCACGTACTCTCTCCACCTGAGTGGGTGGGACTGGAAAACTATCACGACATGCTGAATGATCCATCGTTCTGGAAGGCGCTGAAAAACTCATTTGCCTATATGGTGATCATGGTTCCCATGTTGGTGGTAATCCCGCTATTTCTCGCCATTCTGGTCAATCAAAAACTGAAAGGCATCCATCTCTTCCGCGTCGCCTATTACCTACCCGTCGTCACGTCGATGGTCACGGTCTCGATCACGTGGAACTATCTCTATCACGAAAGCGGTCTTCTTAATTATCTGCTGATCACGTTGGGGATTTTGTCCAAACCGATCAGTTGGCTGTTGGACGTGAACACGGCCATTTTTGCTGTGGCTCTCGTGGAATCTTGGAAATCGATGGGCTTTTACATGATCATTTATCTCGCGGGTTTGCAGTCCGTTCCGCAGGATCTGATCGAAGCGGCCCGGGTGGACGGTGCCAACCGGTTGCGAATCATATGGCACGTCATCATCCCGATGTTGCGGCCGTTTGTCGCTTTGTGCGTGGTCATGGCTGGCATGGGTTCGATGCAGGTGTTTACCAGTGTGTTCATGCTGACCCAGGGCGGACCGCTGGACAGTACGACCAATTTAACGTATTTGATCTACGATCTCGCTTTCCAAAAGCTGAACATGGGCTACGCTAGCGCGGTCGGTATGGTGCTGTGGGTGATTCTATTGGTATTGTCCATATTGAATTTTCGACTGTCCCACGGAGGTGAACGCATGCAATGA
- a CDS encoding DegT/DnrJ/EryC1/StrS family aminotransferase encodes MEAWEGRLAKDGGTPVIEPGSLPTVSDASGRTFGEEELAELTEVIRSGRLGRNEGTKVKVFEQAFARRWGVPHATASTSGTAALHLAIGAINPDPGDEIITTPITDFGTIIPILMQNAVPVFADIDPETWCLDPASVEQRITERTRAIILVHLFGRPADPDPILDIARRYGLRVIEDCSQAFLTESKGRLVGTIGDIGCFSFQQSKHMSCGDGGMTITKDEELAWRIRLFQDKGWPREGNLRTHLFLSPNYRMTELQGAVGLAQLKKLDDVVRRREERARQLTLALSDVPELRPIRLGPGDRASYWLYPMHVDTESLGISTKVLAYALQQEGLPARAGYVEPMYKVPAIRDRHTYGRSGYPFVGVRKEEIIYPDGLCPHAEAMAERMILLAWNEGFTEEHVRAIASGLKKVVTYYRQQKHQGGAAG; translated from the coding sequence GTGGAAGCTTGGGAGGGGCGTTTGGCGAAGGACGGCGGCACGCCGGTGATCGAGCCGGGGAGTCTGCCGACGGTTTCGGATGCGAGCGGCAGAACGTTTGGCGAGGAGGAACTGGCGGAGTTGACCGAGGTAATCCGCTCGGGGCGGCTGGGCAGGAATGAAGGTACAAAAGTCAAAGTGTTTGAGCAGGCGTTTGCACGGCGGTGGGGCGTCCCTCATGCGACTGCATCCACGTCGGGGACAGCGGCTCTCCATTTGGCCATCGGAGCGATCAACCCCGATCCCGGCGATGAAATCATCACCACTCCCATCACCGATTTCGGTACCATCATCCCCATCCTGATGCAAAATGCCGTTCCCGTTTTCGCCGACATTGATCCGGAAACCTGGTGTCTCGATCCCGCCTCGGTGGAACAGCGCATCACCGAGCGCACGCGGGCGATCATACTCGTGCATCTGTTCGGCCGGCCGGCCGATCCGGACCCAATCCTCGACATCGCCCGTCGTTACGGGTTAAGGGTGATCGAAGACTGTTCGCAAGCGTTTTTGACAGAATCCAAAGGACGTCTGGTCGGCACGATCGGGGATATTGGCTGTTTCAGTTTTCAACAATCCAAACACATGAGTTGCGGTGACGGCGGCATGACCATCACCAAAGACGAGGAGCTTGCATGGCGAATTCGCCTGTTTCAAGATAAGGGATGGCCACGGGAAGGAAATCTGCGCACTCATCTCTTTTTGTCTCCCAATTACCGGATGACGGAGTTGCAGGGGGCGGTCGGTCTGGCCCAACTGAAAAAACTGGATGATGTGGTGCGAAGGCGGGAGGAGCGCGCCCGTCAATTGACGTTGGCATTGTCGGATGTGCCGGAATTACGTCCCATCCGGCTCGGACCGGGTGACCGTGCGAGCTATTGGCTGTATCCGATGCATGTCGATACCGAATCGCTCGGCATAAGCACGAAGGTGTTGGCCTATGCCCTTCAGCAGGAAGGGTTGCCGGCACGGGCCGGGTATGTGGAACCGATGTACAAGGTTCCGGCGATTCGGGACCGTCATACGTATGGTCGGTCTGGCTATCCTTTCGTTGGGGTGCGGAAAGAGGAAATCATCTATCCCGACGGTTTGTGCCCGCATGCCGAAGCGATGGCGGAGCGAATGATCTTGTTGGCATGGAACGAAGGGTTTACCGAAGAGCATGTACGTGCGATCGCCAGCGGATTGAAAAAAGTCGTCACCTATTATCGGCAGCAAAAGCATCAGGGAGGCGCTGCTGGATGA
- a CDS encoding sugar phosphate isomerase/epimerase family protein has protein sequence MTVFSRLSVLTDEVSQDWDEVLAFVEEYELPYVELRSVWRANVMDIEPGRLRHLRSTLAERGGRVSGLASPVFKCALDPNRPVEHGDTFFASEGTVNDHMDMLKRALEVAGFFQAPGIRIFSFWRERNPEQYVDEVTEHLHQAARLAEEAGVALWLENEPSTNGGYADEVALLAAKVNSPFLRVLWDPGNERYGGKVPFPDGYEQVRPWIGHVHLKDAIYTPEQGGKCVPIGEGEACLEKQLSTLERDGYTGLYTVETHYVPKGGTPADGTRRSISGLRRICEFA, from the coding sequence ATGACGGTCTTTTCGCGTCTCAGTGTGTTGACGGATGAAGTGTCTCAGGATTGGGACGAAGTACTCGCTTTTGTCGAAGAGTATGAACTTCCCTATGTGGAGCTTCGGTCCGTGTGGAGGGCCAATGTGATGGACATAGAGCCGGGACGGTTACGCCATCTTCGTTCCACGTTGGCCGAGCGGGGGGGACGGGTGTCCGGTCTGGCTTCCCCTGTGTTCAAATGCGCATTGGATCCGAACCGGCCGGTGGAGCACGGTGACACCTTTTTTGCTTCCGAAGGCACGGTGAACGACCATATGGACATGTTGAAACGGGCACTGGAAGTGGCCGGTTTTTTCCAGGCACCCGGCATTCGTATCTTCTCCTTCTGGCGGGAACGCAACCCGGAACAGTACGTGGATGAGGTGACGGAGCATCTCCATCAGGCGGCTCGGTTGGCCGAGGAAGCGGGCGTGGCTCTGTGGTTGGAAAACGAACCTTCCACCAACGGCGGTTACGCCGACGAGGTGGCGCTGTTGGCGGCCAAGGTGAATTCCCCGTTTCTGCGTGTTTTATGGGACCCCGGAAACGAACGATACGGCGGGAAGGTACCGTTTCCCGACGGGTATGAACAGGTACGGCCTTGGATCGGACACGTCCATCTGAAAGATGCCATCTACACTCCTGAACAAGGAGGGAAATGCGTACCGATCGGCGAAGGGGAGGCCTGTTTGGAAAAGCAATTGTCCACGTTGGAACGGGATGGGTATACCGGGTTATATACAGTGGA
- a CDS encoding carbohydrate ABC transporter permease — translation MTHKRWSRLKRMAKTAGMYVVLTAIACLFVGPFILLISTAFKSDSQPVFSFPPQWIPDPPVWDNFHQAWNDIPFPRYMFNSFFLVGVMVPLHLFLASITAYPLARMRFFGRNFIFYGIIATMFIPPEVMLIPRFLLVKTLNMTDSYWGIIIPGLLGGFAVFLMRQAYLAIPRELEEAAIIDGCDPFRMWWSIMLPLTAPTTAALGVFSFISVWNSFIWPLIVLKSPELYPLSLGLAYLAGTFGFDVKSLAAGAVISVTPIIIFFLLMQRYFIYGMQGAVKK, via the coding sequence ATGACCCACAAAAGATGGAGCCGGTTGAAGCGGATGGCGAAAACCGCAGGGATGTATGTTGTGCTTACGGCGATCGCCTGTCTGTTCGTCGGCCCTTTCATCCTGCTGATCTCCACCGCCTTCAAATCGGACAGTCAGCCGGTGTTCAGCTTTCCGCCACAGTGGATTCCCGATCCGCCGGTATGGGACAACTTCCATCAGGCGTGGAACGATATCCCGTTCCCTCGTTACATGTTTAACTCGTTTTTCCTGGTTGGCGTCATGGTGCCGCTACACCTTTTTCTTGCATCCATCACTGCTTACCCGCTGGCACGGATGCGTTTTTTTGGACGAAACTTCATCTTTTACGGGATTATCGCTACGATGTTTATTCCACCCGAAGTGATGTTGATTCCGCGTTTTCTCTTGGTTAAAACATTGAACATGACCGACAGTTACTGGGGTATTATCATCCCCGGACTTTTGGGGGGATTTGCCGTCTTTCTCATGAGACAGGCCTATCTCGCCATTCCCAGAGAGTTGGAGGAAGCGGCCATTATCGACGGATGCGATCCTTTTCGCATGTGGTGGAGCATCATGTTGCCGCTGACGGCTCCCACCACCGCTGCTCTCGGCGTTTTTTCGTTCATCTCTGTGTGGAATTCGTTCATCTGGCCGCTGATCGTACTGAAATCACCCGAGCTTTATCCGTTGTCACTCGGCTTGGCCTACTTGGCCGGCACCTTCGGATTTGATGTCAAATCGCTGGCCGCAGGTGCCGTCATCTCGGTCACACCCATCATCATCTTCTTCCTGCTGATGCAACGGTATTTCATCTACGGAATGCAGGGTGCAGTGAAAAAATAG
- a CDS encoding DegT/DnrJ/EryC1/StrS family aminotransferase, whose protein sequence is MNRLAIDGGDPIRTEPFPAWPVFGAEEERALIEVLRSGKWGALDGSKVKQFQERFAAFQDAKHGICVVNGTLALEVALRAAGVGPGDEVIVPSYTFIATATSVLAVGARPVFADVDPQTMQIDPASVEERVNSRTRAVIPVHLAGHPADLDALMALAGRYGFTVIEDAAQAHGAAWKGRRVGAIGHLGTFSFQSSKNITAGEGGIVVTNDDALAARAWSIHNVGRVPGGLWYQHESIGWNLRMTEFQAAVLLCQLDRAEEQLHRRQVNAAALSGLLAHIDGVEPLSVDSRVTSHAWHLYLFRYDPAAFGGMDKSTFIRCLQAEGIPAAPGYIPLHRNRAMRQALWEQFGVKEEDIPPCPSAERACDETVVWLPQSALMGTSQDLASIAQALEKIQAVASQRQQAK, encoded by the coding sequence ATGAACCGATTGGCGATTGACGGAGGAGATCCAATACGGACGGAACCGTTTCCCGCGTGGCCGGTGTTCGGGGCCGAAGAGGAGCGGGCACTGATTGAAGTGTTGCGGTCAGGAAAATGGGGAGCCTTGGATGGTTCCAAAGTGAAGCAGTTTCAGGAACGGTTCGCTGCTTTTCAGGATGCGAAACACGGCATTTGCGTTGTCAATGGTACATTGGCGTTGGAGGTGGCGTTGCGCGCGGCGGGTGTCGGTCCAGGAGACGAAGTGATCGTGCCGTCGTACACGTTTATCGCGACAGCCACATCAGTTTTGGCGGTCGGAGCCCGTCCGGTTTTCGCCGATGTCGATCCACAGACGATGCAAATCGACCCGGCGTCAGTGGAAGAACGGGTGAACAGTCGGACACGGGCCGTCATTCCGGTACATTTGGCGGGTCATCCCGCTGATTTGGATGCCCTCATGGCGCTTGCCGGGCGGTACGGTTTCACCGTGATCGAAGACGCGGCTCAGGCGCACGGAGCGGCGTGGAAAGGACGCAGAGTCGGTGCGATCGGTCACCTCGGTACGTTCAGCTTTCAATCGAGTAAAAACATCACGGCTGGAGAAGGCGGAATCGTGGTGACCAACGACGATGCCCTCGCTGCCCGCGCTTGGTCGATTCACAATGTGGGCCGCGTACCGGGGGGGTTGTGGTACCAACATGAAAGCATCGGATGGAACTTACGGATGACCGAATTTCAGGCCGCCGTTTTGCTTTGTCAATTGGATCGGGCGGAGGAGCAATTGCACCGCCGACAGGTGAACGCGGCAGCACTGTCCGGTTTGTTGGCTCATATCGACGGTGTGGAACCGCTTAGTGTAGACTCACGTGTCACTTCTCATGCATGGCACCTATACCTCTTTCGGTATGACCCTGCAGCGTTCGGGGGGATGGACAAGAGCACGTTCATCCGATGTTTGCAGGCAGAAGGGATTCCGGCGGCACCGGGGTATATCCCTCTTCACCGAAACCGGGCGATGCGTCAAGCGCTTTGGGAACAATTCGGCGTGAAAGAGGAAGACATCCCTCCATGTCCGTCGGCAGAGCGTGCTTGTGACGAAACAGTGGTTTGGTTACCGCAGTCGGCGTTGATGGGGACATCCCAAGATTTGGCCTCGATCGCACAGGCGCTCGAAAAGATTCAGGCGGTCGCCAGCCAAAGACAGCAGGCCAAGTAA
- a CDS encoding ABC transporter substrate-binding protein yields the protein MKSWVSRIALSVVLVLLLGALAGCGIPKNDADNPKKSDGPITLEFWTINLKKDFSDYIQGLIQSYEKAHPNVKIKWVDVPGQEVDRKLLAALAAGEAPDVVNLDSMNLPKFVDQDALAPVDGLLQPNDLNAYFANLRQGLTFNGKLMAVPWYHAGPYIGMINTDLYKKAGLDPNKPPANLDEALQHGKLIHQKLSNVYGSNTFPNIMLMVAEGLPILSPDKKKAVFNSPQHVQFVQKFVDAYKTGAISSGVIGKEERSLPQNLENEQVAIATMQGAFNLTKIEKNAPNVFQKIKVTPPMKGKAGIIPLKGIQTLVVPKASAHPKEAADFAKFVTSPENQLAFCKLVPIFPSTEQTLKDPFFTQFEVKTKQDEARKIMVSSMKEVVSDTLGIQNEQDLRDAFDEEMRAVLMGKKSVKQGLDDAVKKWNESLAQSQ from the coding sequence GTGAAATCCTGGGTATCCCGGATCGCGCTGTCCGTAGTCCTCGTATTGTTGCTCGGCGCCCTCGCGGGCTGCGGCATCCCGAAAAACGACGCTGATAATCCGAAGAAATCGGACGGTCCGATTACGCTGGAATTTTGGACGATCAACTTGAAAAAGGATTTCTCCGATTATATTCAAGGTCTGATCCAGTCATACGAAAAGGCCCATCCCAATGTGAAAATCAAATGGGTGGACGTCCCCGGACAGGAAGTGGACCGCAAGCTGCTGGCCGCTCTTGCTGCGGGTGAAGCGCCTGACGTCGTCAACTTGGACAGCATGAACCTGCCCAAATTCGTTGACCAAGACGCCCTTGCTCCTGTTGACGGGTTGCTCCAGCCAAACGATCTGAACGCCTACTTCGCCAACCTGCGCCAAGGCCTCACGTTCAACGGCAAACTGATGGCTGTGCCGTGGTATCACGCCGGTCCGTATATCGGTATGATCAACACGGATCTGTATAAAAAAGCCGGATTGGACCCGAACAAACCGCCCGCCAATCTGGATGAAGCACTCCAGCACGGCAAACTGATTCATCAGAAACTCTCCAACGTATACGGCTCCAACACGTTCCCCAACATCATGCTCATGGTCGCCGAAGGATTGCCGATCCTGAGTCCCGACAAGAAAAAAGCCGTCTTCAATTCCCCGCAACACGTCCAATTCGTCCAAAAATTCGTCGATGCTTACAAAACCGGTGCCATCTCCAGCGGCGTGATCGGCAAAGAGGAGCGTTCCCTGCCGCAAAACCTGGAAAACGAACAAGTCGCCATCGCCACGATGCAAGGAGCCTTCAACCTGACAAAAATCGAGAAAAACGCACCCAACGTCTTTCAAAAAATCAAAGTGACCCCGCCGATGAAAGGAAAAGCAGGCATTATCCCGCTCAAGGGCATTCAGACCCTCGTCGTTCCCAAAGCGAGCGCCCATCCGAAAGAAGCGGCCGATTTCGCCAAGTTCGTCACCAGTCCGGAGAATCAGTTGGCATTCTGCAAACTGGTCCCCATCTTCCCGTCGACCGAACAGACACTGAAAGATCCCTTCTTTACCCAATTTGAAGTAAAGACCAAACAGGATGAAGCCCGCAAGATCATGGTTTCCTCGATGAAAGAAGTCGTCAGCGATACCTTGGGCATTCAAAACGAGCAGGATTTGCGCGATGCATTTGATGAAGAAATGCGTGCGGTGCTGATGGGGAAAAAATCGGTCAAGCAAGGTCTGGATGATGCTGTGAAGAAATGGAACGAAAGCCTCGCCCAGTCTCAGTGA